CAACAGGTAAAGCAACATTGGAAGGGTATCGGCGTTACGCTATTTATTAACTGGTTGGTCAAACCGTTTTCAATGGCGTTATTGGGCTGGTTATTTATTCGCGTGTTGTTTGCCCATTGGTTGCCAGCCGAGCAAATTGATAGTTATATCGCGGGTTTAATTTTATTAGCCGCCGCGCCTTGTACCGCAATGGTATTTGTGTGGAGCAATCTATCCGACGGTGAACCGCATTTCACCTTATCGCAAGTCGCATTAAACGATGTGATTATGGTGTTTGCCTTCGCACCCTTGGTGGGCTTATTGCTGGGGATGGCTGCGATTAGTGTCCCGTGGGATACCCTATTCTTATCGGTGCTGATTTATATCGTACTGCCTGTTTTGCTTAGCCAATTCTGGCGTAAAGTGTTACTCAAGCGCGGGCAATTAGAGCGTACTTTACAAACGCTACAACCTTGGTCATTGGCGGCACTATTAAGCACATTAGTGTTGTTGTTTGGCTTTCAAGGACAACAGGTGTTAGCGCAACCGTTTGTCATTCTGTTATTGGCTGTGCCGATTCTGATTCAGGTTTATTTCAATGCCATGTTGGCGTATGGGTTGAATCGACAATGCGGCGTAGCACATTGCGTGGCCGCACCGTCCGCCTTAATTGGCGCGAGTAATTTCTTTGAATTAGCCGTGGCCACCGCGATTGCTTTATTCGGTTTTAATTCGGGGGCAGCGTTAGCCACGGTCGTTGGCGTATTAATTGAAGTACCTGCGATGTTGTCGGTGGTGGCTATCGTCAATCGTAGCAAAGCGTGGTACGAACAAGGTCTTAAAATTTAACACTGGAGTTTGCCTAATGAAGCGTTTTCATGTGCATGTATCTGTTGATAATCTATCGCAAAATATTGAGTTTTATAGTCAATTGTTTGGGCAGCCGCCCGCTGTGGAAAAAGCCGATTATGCTAAGTGGATGCTGGACGATCCGCGTATTAACTTTGCCATTTCCACCCGTCATACCCAGTTAGGCGTGAATCATTTCGGCTTTCAAGCGGAAAATGAGCAGGAATTAGCCGAGCTAAAACAACGAGCACAAGCGGCAGCAGGTGATGCAGTATTAGATCAGGGGGCAACTACCTGTTGTTATGCGAAAAGTGATAAGCATTGGACAGTCGATCCATCAGGCTTTGCGTGGGAGCATTATTTAACGATGGGTGAAATTAAAGAATTTGGCGTAGAAGCAAATGATAGTAGCGTGGCGTGTTGCGTACCGACCGTAACATCTACTAAAAAGCCATTAAGCATTACCATTAAAGCAGAAGCAAATAAGTGTTGCTCAGGAAATAATCCTGAAAAAACATCTTGTTAAACGGCAAAGTTTAACACTGATTCAGGTAGTGGAAGAGA
This DNA window, taken from Candidatus Thiocaldithrix dubininis, encodes the following:
- the arsB gene encoding ACR3 family arsenite efflux transporter, with translation MSAQCEVTANAQAGKAIGFFERYLSVWVLLCIGAGIGLGALWPSLFQAIAKLEIAQVNLPVAALIWLMIIPMLLKIDFQALQQVKQHWKGIGVTLFINWLVKPFSMALLGWLFIRVLFAHWLPAEQIDSYIAGLILLAAAPCTAMVFVWSNLSDGEPHFTLSQVALNDVIMVFAFAPLVGLLLGMAAISVPWDTLFLSVLIYIVLPVLLSQFWRKVLLKRGQLERTLQTLQPWSLAALLSTLVLLFGFQGQQVLAQPFVILLLAVPILIQVYFNAMLAYGLNRQCGVAHCVAAPSALIGASNFFELAVATAIALFGFNSGAALATVVGVLIEVPAMLSVVAIVNRSKAWYEQGLKI
- a CDS encoding ArsI/CadI family heavy metal resistance metalloenzyme — translated: MKRFHVHVSVDNLSQNIEFYSQLFGQPPAVEKADYAKWMLDDPRINFAISTRHTQLGVNHFGFQAENEQELAELKQRAQAAAGDAVLDQGATTCCYAKSDKHWTVDPSGFAWEHYLTMGEIKEFGVEANDSSVACCVPTVTSTKKPLSITIKAEANKCCSGNNPEKTSC